A region from the Rosa rugosa chromosome 6, drRosRugo1.1, whole genome shotgun sequence genome encodes:
- the LOC133717580 gene encoding uncharacterized protein LOC133717580, whose product MNFKCLIKTFVLCVRAYQLEHGFPKGASVRKDFDSERHFTAGIQLTRLLEVLVCSLCGLFCKWCKAICFVAVERNAGGRRLLVVTVVGLQNSCCGSKWALEPCMLTLCLLLQSTC is encoded by the exons ATGAATTTCAAGTGCTTGATTAAGACTTTTGTTCTTTGTGTGCGGGCATATCAACTTGAACATGGCTTCCCAAAAG GTGCAAGTGTAAGGAAGGACTTTGACAGTGAACGCCATTTCACCGCTGGGATTCAGTTGACAAG GTTGCTAGAAGTATTGGTCTGTTCTTTGTGTGGCTTGTTTTGCAAGTGGTGCAAGGCCATTTGTTTTGTTGCTGTGGAAAGGAACGCAGGAGGTAGAAGGCTTTTGGTGGTGACCGTTGTTGGTCTGCAAAACAGCTGTTGTGGAAGCAAATGGGCATTGGAGCCTTGTATGTTGACACTCTGTTTGCTGCTGCAAAGCACTTGTTAG